In Pungitius pungitius chromosome 2, fPunPun2.1, whole genome shotgun sequence, a single window of DNA contains:
- the tdo2a gene encoding tryptophan 2,3-dioxygenase A: MSGCPYFEKRHLLFKNKPPKTEDEDDASQAGVNKASQGGIIYGDYLQLDKVLSAQVLQSELKGNKIHDEHLFIVTHQAYELWFKQILFELDSVRNIFISGHVRDERNMLKVNNRILRIVRIFRLLVEQFTVLETMTPLDFFDFREYLAPASGFQSLQFRILENKIGVPDNLRVPYNRRHYRDNFKGQESEMLLATEQEPTLLKLVEEWLERTPGLEADGFNFWERLEINIFKGLNQEKEKIEKMADCEEKEELMAELVKQKELFTSLFDEKRHDHLHSKGERRLSYKALQGALMIYFYREEPRFQVPFQLLMSLMDIDTLMTKWRYNHVCMVHRMIGSKAGTGGSSGYHYLRSTVSDRYKVFVDLFNLATFLVPRHWVPKLNPNIHKFLYMAECCDSSYFSSEDSD, encoded by the exons ATGAGTGGATGTCCGTACTTTGAGAAGAGGCATTT GTTATTCAAAAACAAGCCTCCAAAAACAGAGGACGAGGACGATGCCTCTCAGGCAGGAGTTAACAAGGCCAGCCAAGGAGGAATCATTTATGGAGACTATCTGCAG CTGGACAAAGTTCTGTCTGCTCAGGTGCTGCAGAGTGAGTTAAAGGGGAATAAGATCCACGATGAGCACCTGTTCATCGTCACCCATCAAG cGTATGAACTGTGGTTCAAACAAATTCTGTTTGAACTCGATTCCGTGAGAAACATCTTCATCAGTGGACAC GTCCGAGACGAACGCAACATGCTGAAGGTCAACAACCGCATCCTCCGGATCGTGAGAATATTCCGACTGCTGGTGGAACAGTTCACGGTTTTGGAGACTATGACGCCCTTGGACTTCTTTGACTTCAG agaataCTTGGCTCCAGCCTCCGGATTCCAAAGTCTTCAATTTCGTATTTTGGAGAACAAAATCGGGGTCCCGGACAACCTGAGGGTTCCGTACAACCGGCGCCATTACAGGGACAACTTCAAGGGTCAGGAGAGCGAGATGCTGCTCGCCACCGAGCAGGAGCCCACGCTCCTGAAGCTGGTGGAG GAGTGGCTGGAGAGAACGCCCGGCCTGGAGGCGGATGGATTCAATTTCTGGGAAAGGCTGGAAATCAATATATTCAAAGGGCTGAaccaggagaaggagaaaattGAG AAAATGGCAGActgtgaggagaaggaggagctgatggCCGAGCTGGTCAAACAGAAAGAGCTCTTCACTTCTCTGTTTGATGAAAAGCGCCACGACCACCTCCACAGCAAAG GTGAGCGGCGTCTCTCTTACAAGGCTCTCCAAGGCGCCCTGATGATCTACTTCTACAG GGAGGAGCCGAGGTTCCAGGTTCCCTTCCAGCTGCTCATGTCCCTCATGGATATTGACACCCTCATGACCAAATGGCGCT ACAATCACGTGTGCATGGTGCATCGCATGATTGGCAGCAAGGCCGGCACAGGAGGCTCGTCCGGGTACCACTACCTGAGGTCCACCGTCAG TGACCGCTACAAAGTGTTCGTGGATCTGTTCAATCTGGCGACGTTCCTGGTGCCTCGCCACTGGGTCCCCAAGCTCAACCCCAACATCCACAAGTTCCTCTACATGGCCGAATGCTGCGACAGCTCCTACTTCAGCAGCGAGGACTCCGACTAG